Proteins from one Elgaria multicarinata webbii isolate HBS135686 ecotype San Diego chromosome 3, rElgMul1.1.pri, whole genome shotgun sequence genomic window:
- the LOC134395007 gene encoding ovomucoid-like, with amino-acid sequence MKVACFLLLTLALFFLYSDVAVNAQHIHHRCEPGYPRQCNNRPGTPHCGTDGRTYPNHCSYCNAEARNPRLRVRCLRDCRRCPRKDE; translated from the exons ATGAAGGTGGCCTGCTTTCTGCTCCTCactctggccctgttcttcttgtACTCAG ATGTTGCTGTCAATGCACAACACATCCAC catcGTTGTGAACCTGGCTACCCCAGACAGTGCAATAACAGACCTGGAACACCCCACTGTGGTACCGATGGGAGGACCTACCCAAACCACTGCTCGTATTGTAATGCAGAAGC TCGAAATCCACGCCTTAGAGTGAGGTGTCTTAGGGACTGCAGAAGATGTCCCCGTAAGGACGAGTGA